A window of Nomascus leucogenys isolate Asia chromosome X, Asia_NLE_v1, whole genome shotgun sequence contains these coding sequences:
- the LOC100589744 gene encoding tRNA-splicing endonuclease subunit Sen15-like produces MEERGDSEPTSGCSGLGPGGVRGFGDGGEAPSWVPEDAWMGTHPKYLEMMELDIGDATQIYVAFLVYLDLMESKSWLEVNCVGLPELQLICLVGIEIEGEGLQIVVPTPITASLSHNRIILLEDDIYVS; encoded by the exons ATGGAGGAGCGGGGCGATTCCGAGCCAACTTCCGGCTGCAGCGGCCTGGGTCCGGGCGGTGTTCGCGGCTTTGGTGACGGCGGCGAAGCTCCCTCGTGGGTCCCCGAAGATGCCTGGATGGGCACTCACCCTAAGTATTTAGAAATGATGGAATTAGATATAGGAGATGCCACCCAAATTTACGTAGCATTCTTGGTTTACCTGGACCTCATGGAAAGCAAAAGCTGGCTTGAAGTAAACTGTGTAGGATTACCAGAACTCCAGCTCATCTGCCTTGTTGGTATTGAGATAGAAGGGGAGGGGTTACAGATTGTGGTGCCTACCCCCATCACTGCTTCTCTCAGCCATAACAGGAT TATTCTCTTAGAAGATGACATCTATGTTTCCTGA